One genomic window of Trachemys scripta elegans isolate TJP31775 chromosome 15, CAS_Tse_1.0, whole genome shotgun sequence includes the following:
- the LOC117888212 gene encoding E1A-binding protein p400-like yields MGTHHGKRQGRLPLARFSANHNEKGDKIVKLSQLASTAGAPDKTIQPNMPITLQFKGKTFTLSYGQLCQLTGGHLRQLQVAGSVLHIVSVPGLRYLQSQWPVTLLPLYRAGTGTVQDTGFPKHLKHQADVPTSTLVTQQITNLAVDDPETESKSVSTLECPTQTAFEERNKHLKERLDRIFSGNERRCSRVPLYGRDLLGICSLIGEKKIPQQSSTRDNKWRWAGFVNCCLSSSASGGQNAPLQALILTSDQRQESLKDYINSTLCVLPAAVAAPAYLRVGNPPLSYRHGMKIFKQNLKEQAAPYLHQLQQITTPRLLQFPDRRLVQFDSGKLEALAVLLQKLKSKGHRVLILTQMILMLDILELFLNVRFLTYIRIDENVNYEQYLELIKRFNRDKRIFCAILSSHSPSMGGSHIEANTVVFCDTDLDPLMHAKAQEWCDTIGRNKDIHIYRLVSGNSIEEMLLKNGTKCLIKEVAAQGNNYPITFLTQQTAQELFEVHSSLEDLDFRVKAGEFVVLSEKPSLAETI; encoded by the exons ATGGGAACACATCATGGGAAAAGACAAGGAAGATTGCCTCTTGCCAgattttcagcaaatcataatGAGAAAG GTGACAAGATAGTGAAACTAAGCCAGCTGGcctccacagctggagccccagacaAAACTATTCAGCCAAACATGCCTATAACACTGCAGtttaaagggaaaacatttaCTTTATCTTATGGCCAACTCTGCCAGCTTACTGGAGGGCATCTTCGGCAACTTCAAG TTGCAGGAAGTGTTCTTCACATTGTTTCAGTGCCAGGCTTGCGGTATTTGCAATCTCAGTGGCCGGTTACCTTGTTGCCCCTCTATCGTGctgggactgggactgttcaagATACTGGCTTCCCAAAGCATTTAAAGCATCAAGCAGATGTGCCAACGTCTACACTAGTAACACAGCAAA TTACCAATTTGGCAGTGGATGATCCAGAAACTGAATCAAAATCGGTATCTACCCTAGAATGTCCAACACAG ACAGCGTTTGAGGAAAGGAACAAGCACCTAAAAGAACGCCTGGACAGAATATTTTCTGGAAATGAGCGACGTTGTTCCAGAGTCCCATTGTATGGCAGAGACTTGTTAGGAATTTGCTCTTTGATTGGTGAAAAAAAGATTCCTCAGCAGAGTTCTACCAGGGACAACAAATGGAGGTGGGCTGGTTTTGTGAACTGTTGCCTTTCTTCAAGTGCCTCAGGAGGCCAAAATGCTCCACTGCAAGCCCTGATCCTGACATCGGATCAGCGACAGGAATCCCTAAAGGATTATATTAATAG CACTCTCTGTGTGCTGCCGGCAGCAGTTGCTGCTCCCGCATATTTGCGTGTCGGAAATCCTCCCCTTTCATATAGGCATGgaatgaaaattttcaagcagAATCTTAAAGAGCAGGCAGCTCCCTATTTACATCAGCTACAACAGATTACAACTCCACGCTTACTACAATTCCCTGATCGCCGACTGGTGCAGTTTGATTCAG gcaaattggAAGCTCTTGCTGTCTTGCTTCAGAAGTTGAAATCTAAAGGACACCGTGTGCTGATTCTAACACAGATGATTCTAATGTTAGATATACTGGAGCTGTTCTTAAATGTCCGTTTTCTCACCTACATAAGAATTGATGAAAATGTCAACTATGAGCAATATCTG GAGCTGATAAAAAGATTCAACAGAGATAAGCGAATCTTCTGTGCCATTCTTTCCTCCCACAGTCCTTCCATGGGTGGCAGTCACATAGAGGCAAACACTGTTGTGTTCTGTGACACTGATTTAGATCCACTGATGCATGCAAAAGCTCAGGAATGGTGTGATACAATTGGGAGAAACAAAGACATCCACATATACAG GCTTGTAAGTGGTAATTCCATAGAAGAGATGCTGTTGAAAAATGGCACTAAATGTTTGATTAAAGAAGTAGCTGCTCAGGGAAATAACTATCCTATAACATTTTTAACACAG CAAACTGCTCAGGAGTTATTTGAAGTCCATTCTTCGTTAGAGGACCTTGATTTCAGAGTCAAAGCTGGGGAGTTTGTGGTACTTTCTGAGAAACCTTCCCTGGCAGAAACAATCTGA